Below is a genomic region from Azospirillum sp. B510.
TCTCGCCAAGGCGATCGGGCTGGCGCGGCGGTATGGTTTCGTGCTGGCGGTCGACGAATGCTATGCCGAGATCTGGCTGGACGCGCCGCCGGCCGGCGCGCTCCAGGTTGCCGCCGGCCTGCCGCATGACGACGGCAAGCCCTGGGCCAACCTGCTGGTCTTCCACTCCCTGTCCAAGCGGTCGAGCGCCGCCGGCCTGCGCTCCGGCTTCGTCGCCGGCGACCCGGCGCTGATCGGGCGCTTCTCCCGCCTGCGCAGCTATGGCTGCGCCGGCATGCCGTTGCCGATCCAGGCGGCCAGCACCGCGCTGTGGCGCGACGAGGCGCATGTCGAGGAGAACCGGGCCGCCTACCGCGCCAAGTTCGCGGCGGCCGAGGCGGAGCTGGGCGGGCGCTACGGCTACTACCGGCCCGCCGGCGGCTTCTTCCTGTGGCTGGAGGTCGGCGATGGCGAGGAGGCGGCCAAGCGGCTGTGGGCGGAGGGAGCGGTCCGCGTGCTGCCCGGCGCCTATCTGTCGCGCGGCAATCCCGGCGAGCCGAACCCCGGCGACGCCTTCATCCGCGTGGCCCTGGTGCAGGACGCCGACACCGTCGCCCAGGCCTGCGCCGCCATCGTCCGCATTCTCGGCTGACCGGCTCCGGCCGGTCCCAAGTTCCGGTTTTCCAAGTTCCGGTTTCAGATTCTACAGCACGAGGTTTCCATCCCATGGCCCGACCCGCCGGCCCCCCCTCCGCGCGACCCCGGCCCAGCCTGGGACGGACCGCCCCCGGCCCGCGCAAGGGGGGCCCCCGCGACACCGCCAATGAAGCGGGCAAGGACCGCATCCGGCCGGGCCGCGGCCGGCAGGAGAAGCCGCCCTTCTTCTCCCCGGCGATGCGCGCCTTCGTCGTCGCCCGCGCCCGCGAGGCGATGGGATTCGCGCTGGGGCTGTTCGGCCTGCTGCTGATGGTGCTGCTCGGCAGCTACGACCCGCATGACGCCTCGCTGAACTCGATTCCCGCCACCCCGGGGGGGGCGCGCAACCTGTTCGGCACGCCCGGCGCCTATGCCGCCGATCTGCTGATCCAGTCGCTGGGCTGGTCCGCCTTCGTCATCGCCCTGGTGCCGATGTTCTGGGGCTGGCGGCTGGGGGCGCAGCGCAAACTGGGCAACCCGCTGTTCCGCACCGTGCTGGCGCTGTGGGGCGTGTTCCTGGTGTCGATGGCGCTGGCCGGGCTGACCGACGCCTCCACCGATCCGCTGGCTCCGCTGCCCGGCGGCAGCATCGGCCAAGTGCTGCTGCGCGGCGTCGGCAACCTGTTCGGGGCCGAACCGATGGTGGCGACCGCCGCCGCGGTCGGCGGCGGGCTGGTGCTGTTCCTGGCCGCCGGCCTGTCCATCGGCGAATGGATCGCCAGCTTCCGCGCGCTCGGCCGCGGCATGGTGAACGGTGTCCATCTTGTCCGCCGCGGTTTCGGCAGCGGCGTCGATGCCCTGCGCCGCCATGGCCGCAACGCCGCGCAGGCGGCCTCGGTCGCGGTGGACGAGTCGCTGCGCGGCGGCGATCCGTCGAAACGCAACCGCCCGCGCTTCGACGAGGCCGTACAGGTGACCCCGCTTCCCCCGGCCGGCCTCGACGCCGGTCCGGTTCCCCTGTCCGCCGTGCCGGCTGCGGCCGCACCGGCCGCGGCCGACAGGCCGGTGCGCGCCGTCCCCATCGTCGCTCCGCCCAAATCCGCGGCGGCGGAGCGCGAGGCCGCGAAGACCGGCCCGCGCCAGACCCGCCTGCCACTGGGCGAGGGGGAGGGGCCGGCGGGCTATGAACTGCCGCCGCTCGACCTGCTTCAGATGCCGCCCACCGGCATCCGCGGCGAACAGCTGGACGAGGCGGCGCTCCAGCGCAACGCCGGCCAGCTGGAGGGTGTGCTGGGGGATTTCGGCGTGCGCGGGGAGATCCAGAAGGTCCATCCCGGCCCGGTCGTCACCCTGTACGAGCTGGAGCCGGCCCCCGGCACCAAATCCTCGCGCGTCATCGGTCTCGCCGACGACATCGCCCGCTCGATGAGCGCGGTGTCGGTCCGCGTCGCCGTGGTGCCCGGCCGCAACGTCATCGGCGTCGAGCTGCCCAACGCCAAGCGCGAGACCGTGCTGCTGCGCGAGCTGATGGCGGCGGAAGGCTTCGACAAGCATGGCGGCAAGCTGGCGCTGGCGCTGGGCAAGGACATCGGCGGCCAGCCGGTGGTCGCCGACCTCGCCCGCTTCCCCCATCTGCTGGTCGCCGGCACCACCGGGTCGGGCAAGTCGGTAGCGATCAACACGATGATCCTGTCGTTGCTCTACCGGCTGCCGCCGGAGCGCTGCCGCTTCATCATGATCGACCCCAAGATGCTGGAGCTGTCGGTCTATGAGGGCATTCCCCATCTGCTGACGCCGGTGGTCACCGACCCGAAAAAGGCGGTGGTCGCGCTGAAATGGACGGTGCGGGAGATGGAGGACCGCTACCGCAACATGTCCAAGCTGGGCGTGCGCAACATCGAAGGCTACAACGCCCGCCTGCGCGAGGCGCGTGAGGGCGGCGAGTCTCTGACCCGCCGCGTCCAGACCGGCTTCGACCCCGATACCGGCAAGCCGCTGTTCGAGGAGCAGCCGCTCGACCTGACCGAGCTGCCCTACATCGTCGTCATCGTCGACGAGATGGCCGACCTGATGCTGGTCGCCGGCAAGGACATCGAGGCGGCGATCCAGCGTCTGGCGCAGATGGCGCGCGCCGCCGGCATCCATCTGATCATGGCGACCCAGCGCCCGTCGGTCGACGTCATCACCGGCACCATCAAGGCCAACTTCCCGACCCGCATCAGCTTCCAGGTCACCAGCAAGATCGACAGCCGCACCATCCTGGGCGAGCAGGGCGCCGAGCAGCTGCTGGGCCAGGGCGACATGCTCTATATGGCCGGCGGCGGCCGCATCACCCGTGTCCATGGCCCCTTCGTCTCCGACCACGAGGTCGAGCAGATCGTCAGGTTCCTCAAGGCGCAGGGCGAGCCCAACTATGTCGACGCCATCCTGGAGGATGAGGAGGGCGAGGAGTCCTTCGAGGACGGCGGCCTGCCCGGCACCGGCGGCGGCTCCGGCGACGACCTCTACGACAAGGCGGTCGCGGTGGTCTGCCGCGAGCGCAAGGCCTCGACCAGCTTCATCCAGCGCCAGCTTCGCATCGGCTACAACTCCGCCGCCCGGCTGATCGAGCGGATGGAGACCGAGGGGGTGGTCAGCAAGC
It encodes:
- a CDS encoding DNA translocase FtsK, whose translation is MARPAGPPSARPRPSLGRTAPGPRKGGPRDTANEAGKDRIRPGRGRQEKPPFFSPAMRAFVVARAREAMGFALGLFGLLLMVLLGSYDPHDASLNSIPATPGGARNLFGTPGAYAADLLIQSLGWSAFVIALVPMFWGWRLGAQRKLGNPLFRTVLALWGVFLVSMALAGLTDASTDPLAPLPGGSIGQVLLRGVGNLFGAEPMVATAAAVGGGLVLFLAAGLSIGEWIASFRALGRGMVNGVHLVRRGFGSGVDALRRHGRNAAQAASVAVDESLRGGDPSKRNRPRFDEAVQVTPLPPAGLDAGPVPLSAVPAAAAPAAADRPVRAVPIVAPPKSAAAEREAAKTGPRQTRLPLGEGEGPAGYELPPLDLLQMPPTGIRGEQLDEAALQRNAGQLEGVLGDFGVRGEIQKVHPGPVVTLYELEPAPGTKSSRVIGLADDIARSMSAVSVRVAVVPGRNVIGVELPNAKRETVLLRELMAAEGFDKHGGKLALALGKDIGGQPVVADLARFPHLLVAGTTGSGKSVAINTMILSLLYRLPPERCRFIMIDPKMLELSVYEGIPHLLTPVVTDPKKAVVALKWTVREMEDRYRNMSKLGVRNIEGYNARLREAREGGESLTRRVQTGFDPDTGKPLFEEQPLDLTELPYIVVIVDEMADLMLVAGKDIEAAIQRLAQMARAAGIHLIMATQRPSVDVITGTIKANFPTRISFQVTSKIDSRTILGEQGAEQLLGQGDMLYMAGGGRITRVHGPFVSDHEVEQIVRFLKAQGEPNYVDAILEDEEGEESFEDGGLPGTGGGSGDDLYDKAVAVVCRERKASTSFIQRQLRIGYNSAARLIERMETEGVVSKPNHSGKREVLARNIDE
- a CDS encoding aminotransferase class I/II-fold pyridoxal phosphate-dependent enzyme, whose protein sequence is MVSADFSVNSGAVFTEAIGNDRLDLLTDYPFTRLANLLAPITPRANVSPILLTVGEPQHAPPVLLEETLRASASGWNKYPPVGGTPEFRAAAGDWLTRRYGLPAGLLHADSSVLPLSGTREALFMLALLAVPARKAGRQPAVLMPNPFYAPYEGAAVMAGAEPVFLSATRETGFLPDLDALAPELLERTALFYLCTPANPQGAAASPAYLAKAIGLARRYGFVLAVDECYAEIWLDAPPAGALQVAAGLPHDDGKPWANLLVFHSLSKRSSAAGLRSGFVAGDPALIGRFSRLRSYGCAGMPLPIQAASTALWRDEAHVEENRAAYRAKFAAAEAELGGRYGYYRPAGGFFLWLEVGDGEEAAKRLWAEGAVRVLPGAYLSRGNPGEPNPGDAFIRVALVQDADTVAQACAAIVRILG